CTTTTTCGTTTATATATATTCgacgctaactcattgcaggagttcgaccaaagacatcgagacctcaggttttaaagtacaTGTTGCACtctacctgaggacaattcaatagtatcgaaggcttctttgcaatcaacctcgaatattggagggcatcaccctcggataatgtATTCTCGAGAATAGTATTTCATATCAAAGGGCCTCTATATGGAAGCTTTGTAATAGGCCAAATGGTCAAGTAAACAGTGTCCATATAGATTACtcgagccccgatggcaaaacatgtgCGCATGTATAAATTATTCAAAGAAGCATTCTCTCTTCATTAAACATTTCGTGTCTCGAAGAACATTTTCTACTATACAAACCTCATGCCTATGATATTGTGAGAAACGGCTCAAGAGCCAAAGTGCAAATAtatactcggggactgccatcgaTGATAGGCATATTCGAGTTATCTAAACTCAAAGTCATatgacctcaaagaggcaccccttgatctataggccaaggccaCCATTCTTGGGGACTGACATTTCAAACAAATTCGAaatgttattgggaaataagcccaagaggcatacccgaaggctacggccaaactaaaggctacggccaaaatACATACCTAAAGGCTACGaccaaactaaaggctacggccTAAATAACGCGGCTCAGAGATGTCCGAATTCCTCAATAATGATAGGCCTTCAAATTCTATGAAAAACCGGTTTAAAAAGGCTACCCTACCTCGGCAAATAATCAAAAGGGTTTCGATAAAAAtagccctcgaaaaaccttaagaggtatcaaattatcttaacacaaacatgctaaggcacaaaaagaaaAAGGGTTTCAACCAACATCgaaccctcaaaaaacccaatgggtaaaaaggcataaagaaatttttacTATGTCTTTTAAGCCGAAAGGGAGAAAtaatagccatcttttagaggccatatgggcccaacctaaaagggcctaagggccaatacatttAGAGTTCGAGACCTTATTCTCACTCaactcggacctaagggttccacgaTTCCAAGTTCAAATAAAGCTGACTTGAATTTAGCTCAAAGATCCGCCATAAAACCTTAAGGGATATGTTACTGTAAGTTCGAAAATTACCCATTATTTGATAAAAaccctaagggtttgttctattCTAAGTTTGAAACTTACTCAAACTTAGATATAAAAATAGTgcagtcatggcatcgatcaagccatccgaaatctcgaacatattattgagctcggggactcgcccttGCGTGTCTAAAAAACCTAATGGTTTGTTTTAAGTTCGAGTTAGTGTTCACTCGATTACAGAGGCTGcaacaacaaaattttcacaaggcaaaagcaCAAAATATGTTTGAACATAAAACTGAGAAGACATGCAAAAGAAGTTTTTCTATTATATATTGGTAAAAAGGGTTATGTACAAGAGACCGATCAAGGTCTTACAAAAAGAGAAACTAAGTCCTAACTACGGCCGGTTTCGACCTCTTCTCCGGGAGCAACTTCTCCTTCAGACCCCTCATCGGATCTACCTCGACTGCCTTCTTTATCATCGTCTTTGTCATCAAAGGAGGCAAGATGCCTGGCTTCAGCTTCAAGCACCTTGGCTCGGGCTATCTCCTTggagaggtcaaaacctcgagcatggatttcctcgagggtttccctcagGGATTAACACTTTGCCGAGTCAATAATCAATCGCTCTCAGTTAGAAGCCTCCCAAGCTGCATTTGAGTAGCCTTAGCATCGGCCTGGTACAtggcaatggacttgtccgccaaGACCTTTGTCTTTTCGATCTACGCCTTGGCCTCAACAAGCCCGGTTTCAAGCTCATCGATCCTCTTGGCTTGGGCCGAACTTTTCTCTTTGATGCCCCGAAGTTGAACGTCGGCCGATGACAGTTTGGCCAAGGTAGTttctttttccgcagccaggcggtccatattctccttccaccgatcacaatCGGCCTTGACCTGATCGACTTCTCCCCGAAGCAGCTTAGTCCTTTcgaccttttgctgcagctgagatagtGAAGTATTAGCCTCCACAGTTGGGTCGAGTCCATACTCTATCAAAAGGATGGTTACCTGTTTATCTAGCTCGGCCTCTTCCTCACAAACCTTGGCCAAATCCGCTTGAAAGTCCTTTATAGTTTCGTCATTTTGGCCACAAAGAAGCTTCAGAGCGTTCCTCTCCTCCGAgaccttttggagctcggtttcacACTGGCTAAGGTCAGCTCGAAACTTGGCGAAGTCCTGtacaaaaaaaggaaaacaaaattcAGATTTAGAGAAAAAAGAGTACAGAAAAGAAGTACAGTAACTGATTCTTACCCGAGATAAGAGACATTGGGCCTCTTCTAAAAGAATAGAAGCGTCACTGATATCAGacgcatcatcgactccagtaaagcaatcccaaaaggtatcccctacactagagcctccgcctatatcaggggtcttcaactctcgagcctaccttagtgcctcctcagaaaaagttgAAAGAGAAGGCAAGTGACATATTGTCATGGTCCCGAGCAAGTCCCTCGGGATGCTCTGATCGATCTTCGGGGTCTCAGAACCAGCTCCACCCGGTGTAGTTGCAGATGGCCAAGAAATGATCTCGACCTCTGATGATTCAGCATCCTCACCCGATTTCTTTTTGGAAGCCTCCTCGACACGAGGCTTGATTTTAGCAGCCGTTGTCGGCTCAGAAGGTTTGGTGACCTCGACGGCTTTCCTAGGTCGGACCGTCATTGCCGAggcatttttcttttcttcttcttcttcgtctctcagtctttggaccgagtccatcgtgagagcgattactttcctcctcacccttcgaggttTGGGCTTGGGATCCTCAGACTGCGCGGCACTCTTCCGCTTCTTGTCTTTCCCTGGCTTCGGAATCGTGGACCTGGTTTCTTCCTCTCCACTCAAgggcctcaaaatggcatccttggtTAGGCCTGCATAAAAGaaaattagtgatgaatgaagtaCAAAAAGTTTTTCAGAACATGAAAAAGGAGATCCTTATCGTGGTTCTTGACCTCCCATCTGCcccttgccaaatcacgccatgcgcgttcggcataagtggAAGTTGAGGCTAACATCCGAACCCAATCTTTGAGGTCAGGCACCGCTTGAGGTATCCAAGGAATAGCTGCATGTCGAAAGGGGATATTAGGCGAAGTCGAAGAAGGTAcgaagaaaaaagtttaaaacatcacttacggtcgaagttccactcctcagggaacgacatcttctcctccGGGATAATGTCGCGGGTCCTCACCTGTATAAAATGGCTCATCCAACTCCGATCCTTGTCatcatcgatgctcgagaacaAGGCCTTCGTTGCACGGCGTTGGAGCCTAACTAGTCCTCGATAGATTCGAGGCCGCTACAACCGCATGAGGTGATTTAAAGTAAACTCCAGCCCCTCGGCCTTGCTAGAAAAAAAAGCGCATTatgattactatgcgccatagagaagggtggatttggccgagggtgacctgatatcttttacagagatcaataatcactgggtcgaggggacccaatgtgaaggggtaagtgtaaacacttaggaacccctccatataagcggtgatgctctcttcgggagcaggaatttgcaccacgacctcgggaccccagttgcagtaCCTCTTCATGGCCTCGAGGTGGCTTTtcgttatcgagcacatgtacatcgacacatacTTGCATCAGCCCGAGATCGATGAAGGgttttcgaccttaaagtcggaTTTTAGACTGCACGGGCCGGGAACGTACTCGTGGGGgagcggctccaccggcgccttatcgCCGGACGGCCGGGAAGAGG
This region of Nicotiana tomentosiformis chromosome 4, ASM39032v3, whole genome shotgun sequence genomic DNA includes:
- the LOC138909779 gene encoding uncharacterized protein; translation: MSFPEEWNFDRLTKDAILRPLSGEEETRSTIPKPGKDKKRKSAAQSEDPKPKPRRVRRKVIALTMDSVQRLRDEEEEEKKNASAMTVRPRKAVEVTKPSEPTTAAKIKPRVEEASKKKSGEDAESSEVEIISWPSATTPGGAGSETPKIDQSIPRDLLGTMTICHLPSLSTFSEEDFAKFRADLSQCETELQKVSEERNALKLLCGQNDETIKDFQADLAKVCEEEAELDKQVTILLIEYGLDPTVEANTSLSQLQQKVERTKLLRGEVDQVKADCDRWKENMDRLAAEKETTLAKLSSADVQLRGIKEKSSAQAKRIDELETGLVEAKA